Proteins encoded in a region of the Dryobates pubescens isolate bDryPub1 chromosome 14, bDryPub1.pri, whole genome shotgun sequence genome:
- the DGAT1 gene encoding diacylglycerol O-acyltransferase 1 isoform X2: MGERGAAAAAAAAAGTAPVGTRKRRGAGGTRQSPGAGQGDSGEEPDGDFRCHKVQESLLSSSSGYSNYRGVLNWCVVMLILSNARLFLENLIKYGILVDPIQVISLFLKDPYSWPSLCLLLVANVFVAVALALERRLAEGSLSEGLGAALHSLNLLAILCFPAGSVLIVTSITPIGAVFALAIYTIIFLKLFSFRDVNKWCRERRGAQKAPPETGAKKANGAVGLKVVTYPANLTYSNLYYFLFAPTLCYELNFPRSPRVRKRFLLRRLLEMLFLMQLLVGLIQQWMVPTIQNSMKPFRDMDYSRIIERLLKLAVPNHLIWLIFFYWFFHSCLNVVAEVMQFGDREFYRDWWNSESVTYFWQNWNIPVHKWCLRHFYKPLLKWGVSKWLAQTAVFLLSAFFHEYLVSVPLKMFRLWAFMGMAAQVPLAWLVSRFLRGNYGNAAVWISLIIGQPIAVLMYVHDYYVLNYEGTQ; the protein is encoded by the exons ATGGGCGAAcgcggagctgctgctgctgcggcagcggcggcgggaaCTGCGCCGGTGGGGACGAGGAagcggcggggagcggggggAACGCGGCAGAGCCCcggggctggccagggagacAGCGGAGAGGAGCCCGATGGGGACTTCAG gTGCCACAAGGTGCAGGAGTcgctgctcagctcctccagtggCTACAGCAACTACCGGGGGGTCCTCAACTGGTGCGTGGTGATGCTG ATCCTGAGCAACgccaggctcttcctggagAACCTCATCAA gtaCGGGATCTTGGTGGACCCCATCCAGGTCATCTCCCTGTTCCTCAAGGACCCCTACAGTTGGCCCTCCCTTTGCTTGCTCCTTG TGGCCAACGTCTTCGTCGCGGTGGCCCTGGCCTTGGAGAGACGCTTGGCAGAG ggctccctttcagaggggctgggggctgcccttcACAGCCTCAACCTCTTGGCCATCCTCTGCTTCCCCGCCGGCAGCGTCCTCATCGTCACCTCCATCACCCCCA TCGGAGCTGTCTTCGCCCTGGCTATCTACACCATCATCTTCCTCAAGCTCTTCTCCTTCAGGGATGTCAACAAATGGtgcagggaaaggaggggggcaCAGAAAGCTCCCCCAGAAACAG gaGCTAAGAAAGCCAacggggctgtggggctgaagGTGGTCACCTACCCAGCAAACCTCACCTACAGCA acCTTTACTACTTCCTCTTTGCCCCAACCCTCTGCTATGAGCTGAACTTCCCTCGCTCCCCACGCGTCCGCAAGAGGTTCCTGCTCAGGAGGCTCCTGGAGATG ctcttcctgatgcagctgctggtggggctgaTCCAGCAG TGGATGGTGCCCACGATCCAGAATTCCATGAAGCCCTTCCGG gaCATGGATTATTCCCGGATCATAGAGCGGCTCCTGAAGCTGGCA gtcCCCAACCACCTCATCTGGCTCATCTTCTTCTACTGGTTCTTCCACTCCTGCCTCAACGTGGTGGCTGAGGTGATGCAGTTTGGGGACAGGGAGTTCTACAGGGACTGGTG GAACTCGGAGTCCGTCACCTACTTCTGGCAGAACTGGAACATCCCTGTCCATAAGTGGTGCCTCAG GCACTTCTACAAACCCCTGCTGAAGTGGGGGGTCAGCAAGTGGCTGGCCCAGACGGCCGTGTTCCTCCTCTCCGCCTTCTTCCATGAG TACCTGGTGAGTGTCCCCCTGAAGATGTTCCGGCTCTGGGCCTTCATGGGGATGGCAGCACAG GTGCCCCTGGCCTGGTTGGTGTCGCGGTTCCTGCGGGGCAACTACGGCAACGCGGCGGTGTGGATCTCGCTGATCATCGGCCAGCCCATCGCCGTCCTCATGTACGTCCACGACTACTACGTCCTCAACTATGAGGGCACCCAATGA
- the DGAT1 gene encoding diacylglycerol O-acyltransferase 1 isoform X1, with protein sequence MGERGAAAAAAAAAGTAPVGTRKRRGAGGTRQSPGAGQGDSGEEPDGDFRCHKVQESLLSSSSGYSNYRGVLNWCVVMLILSNARLFLENLIKYGILVDPIQVISLFLKDPYSWPSLCLLLVANVFVAVALALERRLAEGSLSEGLGAALHSLNLLAILCFPAGSVLIVTSITPIGAVFALAIYTIIFLKLFSFRDVNKWCRERRGAQKAPPETAGAKKANGAVGLKVVTYPANLTYSNLYYFLFAPTLCYELNFPRSPRVRKRFLLRRLLEMLFLMQLLVGLIQQWMVPTIQNSMKPFRDMDYSRIIERLLKLAVPNHLIWLIFFYWFFHSCLNVVAEVMQFGDREFYRDWWNSESVTYFWQNWNIPVHKWCLRHFYKPLLKWGVSKWLAQTAVFLLSAFFHEYLVSVPLKMFRLWAFMGMAAQVPLAWLVSRFLRGNYGNAAVWISLIIGQPIAVLMYVHDYYVLNYEGTQ encoded by the exons ATGGGCGAAcgcggagctgctgctgctgcggcagcggcggcgggaaCTGCGCCGGTGGGGACGAGGAagcggcggggagcggggggAACGCGGCAGAGCCCcggggctggccagggagacAGCGGAGAGGAGCCCGATGGGGACTTCAG gTGCCACAAGGTGCAGGAGTcgctgctcagctcctccagtggCTACAGCAACTACCGGGGGGTCCTCAACTGGTGCGTGGTGATGCTG ATCCTGAGCAACgccaggctcttcctggagAACCTCATCAA gtaCGGGATCTTGGTGGACCCCATCCAGGTCATCTCCCTGTTCCTCAAGGACCCCTACAGTTGGCCCTCCCTTTGCTTGCTCCTTG TGGCCAACGTCTTCGTCGCGGTGGCCCTGGCCTTGGAGAGACGCTTGGCAGAG ggctccctttcagaggggctgggggctgcccttcACAGCCTCAACCTCTTGGCCATCCTCTGCTTCCCCGCCGGCAGCGTCCTCATCGTCACCTCCATCACCCCCA TCGGAGCTGTCTTCGCCCTGGCTATCTACACCATCATCTTCCTCAAGCTCTTCTCCTTCAGGGATGTCAACAAATGGtgcagggaaaggaggggggcaCAGAAAGCTCCCCCAGAAACAG caggaGCTAAGAAAGCCAacggggctgtggggctgaagGTGGTCACCTACCCAGCAAACCTCACCTACAGCA acCTTTACTACTTCCTCTTTGCCCCAACCCTCTGCTATGAGCTGAACTTCCCTCGCTCCCCACGCGTCCGCAAGAGGTTCCTGCTCAGGAGGCTCCTGGAGATG ctcttcctgatgcagctgctggtggggctgaTCCAGCAG TGGATGGTGCCCACGATCCAGAATTCCATGAAGCCCTTCCGG gaCATGGATTATTCCCGGATCATAGAGCGGCTCCTGAAGCTGGCA gtcCCCAACCACCTCATCTGGCTCATCTTCTTCTACTGGTTCTTCCACTCCTGCCTCAACGTGGTGGCTGAGGTGATGCAGTTTGGGGACAGGGAGTTCTACAGGGACTGGTG GAACTCGGAGTCCGTCACCTACTTCTGGCAGAACTGGAACATCCCTGTCCATAAGTGGTGCCTCAG GCACTTCTACAAACCCCTGCTGAAGTGGGGGGTCAGCAAGTGGCTGGCCCAGACGGCCGTGTTCCTCCTCTCCGCCTTCTTCCATGAG TACCTGGTGAGTGTCCCCCTGAAGATGTTCCGGCTCTGGGCCTTCATGGGGATGGCAGCACAG GTGCCCCTGGCCTGGTTGGTGTCGCGGTTCCTGCGGGGCAACTACGGCAACGCGGCGGTGTGGATCTCGCTGATCATCGGCCAGCCCATCGCCGTCCTCATGTACGTCCACGACTACTACGTCCTCAACTATGAGGGCACCCAATGA